In Microcoleus sp. bin38.metabat.b11b12b14.051, the sequence TGGAAATTGTGCGAGATGTGGCGGGGAATCAGGCGATATCGAATGCGATCGAATATGCCAGACAGGAAATTCAAAGCGGCGGCATGATCAGTATTGCTTTGCAAGAACAAGCTGTTTTTCCGTCTTTGGCTATTCAAATGATGGCAATTGGCGAGGAAACAGGGGAACTGGATAAGATGCTGATGAAAGTTGGCGCTTTCTACGAAACGGAAGTGGAAGAAGCAGTCAAAGGACTTACCAGTATGTTGGAACCTCTGATGATTGTGGTCATCGGTGCGATCGTAGCTTCGATTTTGCTGTCGATGTACCTGCCGATGTTCGCAGTGTTTCAGAAGATGTAAAAAGTCAGTTGACAGTTGACAGTTGACAGTTGACAGAAGAGCCCGCCCGCGGAGTCGAGGGGTTGACAGCTTGCCCGAAGAGCGACTTGCCCGCCCGCGAAGTCGAGGGGAGTCGAAGAGTTGTCAGTTGACAGAAGAGCCCGCCCGCGGAGTCGAGGGGTTGTCAGTTGACAGAAGAGCCCGCCCGCGGAGTCGAGGGGTTGTCAGTTGACATTGGCTTTGTTTGAATTTTTAATAATGTTCAGTCAGTGGTAAGCTGTTCGACATTTAAATTGCATGATTACCCCTCCGAAGTCCTTACTACAAGGGAATCAGCTTGGAAATTTAAATGACGATTAGCTTATCGTCTTGGCTACATTTTAAATAACAAATCACCAATTACCGCCAAGTAATCACCAATGACTAATGACGGCAGGAATGCTGTTCGCGAGTTCTCTACTGCACAAATGACCACCCTTCGGCTCCCCTCGACTTCGCGGGCGGGCAAGTCGCTCTTCGGGCAAGATGACAAATGACAAATGACCACCCTTCGGCTCCCCTCGACTTCGCGGGCGGGCAAGTCGCTCTTCGGGCGAGATGACAAATGACAAATGACAAATGACAAATGACAAATGACCAATGACTAATTAATTATTAATTGATTTAAAATGTCTGTCAAACAATCACATTACGAGGCTTTATTAGCACAGTACAGCGAATTTTCGGCGGCGATCGCCCTGCTGAAAAAATATCGGCTGTACATGGAGATGATTCCGAGTATCCGTCGCGCTAACGAAAGTTTAATTAGCATTCCTTTGCCGATTGCGCGCTTGCGGGAGGGGGTGTCCTATGCGGGAGGTGGGGGGACTAGCATATCGCCGGGACAAGCAGTTTGTTTGCCTTGCGATTTGGTGATTTTGATGTGCGATCCAGAGTGGAAAGTTAAAATTGGGGTGGAAATTTTAGTTTTTATTCACCGCCCTGGTGAAGATTTTTCTGATTTGTTGGGGCGCTGGCGGCAGTGTCAGGTTTGGTTGGATAAAACTTACGAGTGGGTGATGCCTTACCGCTACAGACATATTTTTAGCGCTGAGGCTGAGGCTGTTCATCCGCTATTTGTGTTGTTTGATGAAAGTAGCGATCGCATTCAGCGCGGTTTGATGGCGGCGGGTTTGCCGTTTGTGGTGGAAAGTTTTGAGTCTGCAATTGAGGAATTAGAGGATGGAGAGTTTCTCGGTAGCCCAGAATTGGGGAATATGGGTGAGGAGAGTTATGAGTTGTAGCTGTGTGGTGCGATCGATAGTTTGGAAGTTGGTACTGATGATTTTTGGGGATTTCGATTATCTGCGACGGTGCCGAGTTTTACTCGATCGCGATCGTCCATTCCCGCTAGTTCCAACATGATATCATCAGCGTGTTCCATATTTTATAACTTCAATAAACCGTCGGTCGTATCTAACAGTGCTTCCATTTCTGCATCAGTCATTGCTTCGGCTTTTGCGACGCGATAACCGGGAAATGGGCGATGTCTTCGCGGATGGTGGCTTGATAAGCTGTTGCGGCATTTAAATTGTATATCAAAAAACCATCAAAGTATTGTGGGGTGGGCGTCCCGTCCGCCATAAATATGCAATTTAAATGCGCAACAGCTTAAGCTTCCGAATTGGCAATTCCGATGGTAAGGTACGCCGAGCCACTTTGCTACTATAGGTAGTTTCTGAACAGGTAATTTGCATAAGTCTTGTCTATAAAAGAAAATAGAGATACCATATACTACATCGTCCCAAACAAGATAACGAGGTCAAGTGTGAAGCGCATAGTTGAATTTCCTTTAGAAAGTGGCGACTCCATTTTTGTGGAAGTAGAAGATCCAGCCCCAATTGACGATTGCATTGGTTTGCGCGATGAAATCGTTCAAAAGGCGCAACAGACTTTCGAGTCGGCACTGGAAAAAATCAAGCCCCTAACAAATGCGATCATGACCAAGGTGCGTAGCTTGAACGAGCCAGCAGATGAAGTGGAGGTTAAGTTTGGTATAAAAATGAGTGCTGAACTTGGGGCCGTTATTGCTTCTGGCAATGCCGAAGTCAACTATGAAATTACGCTGAAGTGGCAACGAAAGTCAAACGATGACAGTAGCACTTGAACCATCGATCGTCAGGATTTACTCAAACAGTAGCGGCAAAGTTGTTGGTGCTGGCTTTTTAGTCTCTGAAAAGCATATCCTGACCTGCGCCCATGTGGTAGCTGGTGCTTTGGGACTGCCGAAAGAAACTGTCGAGATGCCGGATGCAGAAATCACTTTAGACTTCCCAATCCTGGCATCCCAACGGCCGTTCAAAGCCAAAGTAGTTTTCTGGCGACCACTCAATCGTAATAAGTTTGAAGAAGATATTGCTGGATTAGAGTTAGAGAGTCTTCCGCCCAATGGATTTCGCTGTGTGCGATTGGTTACATCTAACGACTTGTGGGGACATCCTTTCCAAGTTTTGGGTTTTCCAGAAGGTCAAGCCAATGGTGTTCCAGCTTCTGGTGTGTTACGCACACGAAATGCTAAAGGTTGGGTGGAGCTTGAGGATGTGAAACAGATGGGTTATGCCTTAGAACCTGGTTTCAGTGGTGCGCCCGTGTGGGATGACGAACTAAAAGGTGTAGCAGGTATGGCTGTAGCGAGGGAAAAAGAACGACTACAGGTGAAAGCTGCGTTTATTATTTCTGCTACTCAACTGGCTAAAGCTTGGCCTAAATTGAATCAGCAGGTTATCCACCCGGAAATTTGGAGACCTGTACATACCCAAGTTAACGATACTGTGGAACCAAGGCCTATTACTATAAATTTACAGGGACTACCAAGAATTAACTATAACTATGACTTTATAGTTGATAGTGTCAATTATAAAGAATTGAGTGATGCAAGCAGGATTTATAGTCTAAATGTGTTTAACAAGGGCTGCGCTGATGGAGTAATTGAGAGTCGTAGTCAACATGGTGAATTAATCGAGATTCGAGGGATTAAAGGTGTAAGAATTCCAGCTCAGGTTTGGGACTTTGGGGTACAATCAATAGAAAGGTTGTGGCGGCTTTCCACGGAAGGATATGAGTTTCTAGATCCAAGAAATTCATTAGGCAACTCAGAGACAACGGAAGTAAGAAACATAACAGTTCCTCCTGGTGGCATCTTAAAAATCACGAAAATAGGCGAAAATGCTCTGGTTTATAACCAAGCAACATTTTTGTCGGGCTTATGTTTTAAGTCACCAAGCTTTTCTGGACTGTTAGCTCTTTGCGAAAAAATTCAAAAAAAGAACATTGGAAGCCTTGTAAAAAGTGAGATTTTTCGAGGTTTAATGAGAGAAAATCTCAGTTTGCCACTAGATGAAGCTACTAGAATTTTTTCATCTTCAAGCTGGGTCGATAATCAAAAATTAGAAGCTCTGAAGGAAATCTGTGAACTAATGAGGCAAGAGAATATAAATGCTAGCAATTTCCTCGACAATATTTTAGGGAATATGCTCAGGATTACAGGTTTAGAAATGCTCAATTTTCCCTTGAACGTTACTGAGGATTTCATCAAAAATAGCAACGGATTTCTCCAGTGGCTCGATTGGGAGAGAGCGCAAATAGTAGAGGAAAGGCAAGGGGCATTGTTTATTCAACGTTTGCCTCGTTCCAATTAGGTAATAAGCAGAAAGTACGCCCTGCTAATCAGACTTTGCCTGCAACGAGTATCAAGCGATTGGATAATAAAGCAACCTGACTTAGCTGAGAACCCTATTTTTAAAGATGGATTGGTAAGCTACGAATAAAATATGAATTAAATGGAGTAAAAAAAAATGAGCCAGAAAGATCAAAGGCCTTCATCAAGTTCTAATCAAAAGCCTGGAGGGGAAAATGAGAATAGACAGCCAGGAAAAACCAAGACAATCATCTATTTAATTATTTCCGCGTTTATTTTTGGTGCATTCATTGCATCAGGAGTTACTTTCTTACTTCTCAAAGGAGGTTATTTAGCTTTAAACAACCCTACTCCACCACCCATTCCAACGCCGACTCCATTACCCACTCCGTCATTGGTTCCAACGCCGACTCCATCACCAACTACTTCATTGGTTCCAACGCCGACTCCATTACCCACTCCGTCATTGGTTCCAACGCCGACTCCAACTCCAACTGGGAGTCCAAACATTAGTGCACAACCAACTGAATCGCCTCAGTTGGGCAATGAGGTCACTCGTCAAGGAGAAAACAAGAATAATGAACTTCCTGGATATTTTCCAAATAAAGGATTTACCGCGCCTCCGTCTGACTTGAGTCGGTTCAAAAAAGTTAATTTATTGCTCAAAGACATGGTAATATCCGGTGATAATTATATAAATTTTGTGAAAGGAACAATTTTAATTCGTGGGAAGTTATCTTCACCAGTATTTAGCTTAAGAGGAAATACAAACGAACAACGAGTGGGTTTTCAACTAGATGGTTCTCAAAAGGGGTTGCTCCTACAGTTGGGTCAACAAGATTTATCGGCTGGAGATACCAACTTAACTTATTTAGTAAGAATATCAGTTGATGGAAAATTGCTTTGGGCTGGAGAGTGTAAATACGGACCAAACAATCAAATTGTATCTGTACCTCTAGGTGTACCTGGAGCTACAAGTGTAGTGATAGAATATTCTATCACTGAACAGGGAGGTTTTTATTCTTATAATTTCCCCCCCCTGTATTTTACTAGGGCTGAATTGTTGTATCAATAATGGTTGGCAATACTAGCGATCACCTAAAATTTAATATTGATTGATGAGTCGGGAGTTGCTCGGGCTATGGTTAGGTAATATGCCCGGTCATTAAAAGGCTCAAGGTTATATCAATACATCGGACAGTTTTATATCTAGTCGAGTGTCCGAAACCCAGACTGGCTATATGGTAGATTATTATTTCAAAGTTTAAGTAAGCGCGCTAAGTTTCCTAAAATGCGTTAAAAATGGCAGGGCTTCCTCGCCCTAGGCTTACAGGGCCGTTAAAAAACTGTCCGAACTATTGTTATATGAGTTCCCAAAAGTAATGCTAAGTAACTGGGCAAAATTAATTACATCAAAAGTCTTAACTAGGCAAGGCTTTCAGGTGAGAGTTTGTGTAATTAATTCTGTGCAACTACTTACAAAAAAGTGTTTTTTCACGGGTCAGCTATGGCACAGGTGCGTCGCTTTGAGATTGTAGATCGACTTGGGAGATTTTCAATGGCGACGCACCCTACGACTACTGTTACTGACTACAAACTTTTAAGATAGCTGATTTTTACCGGGAAGGAGCGATTGAGATGAAATTAATAAAATCCTGGCGTTTATTTTTATTAGGTCTTGTTTTTGGGATGGCTTTAATTCTATCCAATTGCAGCACTAATTCAAACACAGTTAACAATAATAATTCTCCAACTGCGACAACTCCTGGTGCTGTTCCAGCGGGGGCTTTAGTCTACGGCGCGGGCGGCCCACCGGTGAATCTGGAACCGGGAAATGTTACTGATGGTAATTCGGTGATTGCGATCGACCAAATTTACAATCGCTTGACTGATTTTAAA encodes:
- a CDS encoding CU044_2847 family protein; the protein is MKRIVEFPLESGDSIFVEVEDPAPIDDCIGLRDEIVQKAQQTFESALEKIKPLTNAIMTKVRSLNEPADEVEVKFGIKMSAELGAVIASGNAEVNYEITLKWQRKSNDDSST
- a CDS encoding serine protease, which gives rise to MTVALEPSIVRIYSNSSGKVVGAGFLVSEKHILTCAHVVAGALGLPKETVEMPDAEITLDFPILASQRPFKAKVVFWRPLNRNKFEEDIAGLELESLPPNGFRCVRLVTSNDLWGHPFQVLGFPEGQANGVPASGVLRTRNAKGWVELEDVKQMGYALEPGFSGAPVWDDELKGVAGMAVAREKERLQVKAAFIISATQLAKAWPKLNQQVIHPEIWRPVHTQVNDTVEPRPITINLQGLPRINYNYDFIVDSVNYKELSDASRIYSLNVFNKGCADGVIESRSQHGELIEIRGIKGVRIPAQVWDFGVQSIERLWRLSTEGYEFLDPRNSLGNSETTEVRNITVPPGGILKITKIGENALVYNQATFLSGLCFKSPSFSGLLALCEKIQKKNIGSLVKSEIFRGLMRENLSLPLDEATRIFSSSSWVDNQKLEALKEICELMRQENINASNFLDNILGNMLRITGLEMLNFPLNVTEDFIKNSNGFLQWLDWERAQIVEERQGALFIQRLPRSN